One window of Corynebacterium sp. P3-F1 genomic DNA carries:
- a CDS encoding ABC transporter substrate-binding protein yields MGISKKIAVFLTALASTMMLAACGGGAGDEDGMTKVRFALDWTPNTNHTGLYVAMNKGYFKDAGLDVEVVPYNDSNPILLIDSGNAEFAVDTQDRMTMAKAAGADVRSVLAVEQTWTTEVSVLAERDDITSPADLDGKTFGGFGSPADHAILKGVIRGAGGKGEFEEVTLGTSAYEALYSKDVDFTVPYVAWEGIEAEDRGVKLQNFAYTDYGFPDCYQMLIIGGNKWMNEHPEESKKFVQAIQRGYQDAVDNPDEAAEILQKENPEILTDLEFLKKSQRMLSEKYMLDENGKFGHQTQEHWADLGQFLFDNGLLVDDANKPLTEAPDWGTYFTNEYIAD; encoded by the coding sequence ATGGGCATTAGCAAGAAAATCGCCGTTTTTCTCACCGCGCTCGCATCCACGATGATGTTGGCGGCGTGCGGCGGCGGCGCCGGCGATGAGGACGGAATGACCAAGGTCCGCTTCGCGCTGGACTGGACGCCGAACACCAACCACACCGGACTGTACGTGGCCATGAACAAGGGCTACTTCAAGGATGCTGGTTTGGATGTCGAGGTCGTGCCGTACAACGACAGCAACCCGATCCTGCTCATCGATTCCGGCAACGCCGAGTTCGCGGTGGACACCCAGGACCGCATGACCATGGCTAAGGCGGCGGGCGCGGACGTGCGCTCCGTGCTGGCGGTCGAGCAGACCTGGACCACCGAAGTCAGTGTTCTCGCCGAACGCGACGACATCACGAGCCCGGCCGATCTCGACGGCAAGACCTTCGGCGGTTTCGGCTCTCCGGCAGACCACGCGATCCTGAAGGGGGTCATCCGCGGCGCCGGCGGCAAGGGCGAGTTCGAGGAGGTCACCCTGGGCACCTCCGCGTACGAGGCGCTGTACTCCAAAGATGTCGACTTCACTGTTCCGTACGTCGCTTGGGAGGGCATCGAGGCTGAGGACCGCGGGGTCAAGCTGCAGAACTTCGCCTACACCGACTACGGCTTCCCGGACTGCTACCAGATGCTCATCATCGGCGGGAACAAGTGGATGAACGAGCACCCGGAGGAGAGCAAGAAATTCGTCCAGGCCATCCAGCGCGGCTACCAGGACGCAGTGGACAACCCGGACGAGGCAGCCGAAATCCTGCAGAAGGAGAATCCGGAGATCCTCACCGACCTCGAATTCCTGAAGAAGAGCCAGCGCATGCTCTCCGAGAAGTACATGCTGGACGAGAACGGCAAGTTCGGCCACCAGACGCAGGAGCACTGGGCCGATCTGGGCCAGTTCCTGTTCGACAACGGGCTGCTTGTCGACGACGCCAACAAGCCCCTCACCGAGGCTCCGGACTGGGGCACCTACTTCACCAATGAGTACATCGCCGACTAA
- a CDS encoding ABC transporter permease: MSTSPTKPAASASTSVVAGGGAGRARGLSSNIWVPLLFVLVGLAVWEVLVRATGVRPQVLPAPSQVARSGWAQREILGTHAIATLQVTLIGFALSLVCAWLIAIAIDFSPTLKRGLTPLLVASQTIPVVAIAPLMIIWFGFGLLPKTLVVALVTFFPISIGLIEGFARTDREASNLLRSMGASKWREFWMVRLPSAMPEFFTALRIGITYAVTGAIFAEYVGAKKGLGIYMSVQKNAFRTDLVLAAVVVTAVISILLYLSTYLIERAVIPWHIKERKAERA, from the coding sequence ATGAGTACATCGCCGACTAAACCCGCGGCTTCCGCCTCCACGTCGGTGGTCGCCGGAGGCGGCGCCGGGCGGGCGCGGGGACTCAGCAGCAATATTTGGGTCCCGCTGCTCTTCGTCCTCGTCGGGCTGGCGGTGTGGGAGGTACTGGTGCGCGCCACCGGCGTGCGTCCGCAGGTGCTGCCGGCCCCGTCGCAGGTGGCCCGCTCCGGGTGGGCGCAGCGCGAGATTCTGGGCACCCACGCGATCGCCACGCTGCAGGTGACGCTGATTGGCTTCGCGCTCTCGCTGGTCTGTGCGTGGCTCATCGCTATCGCGATCGATTTCTCGCCGACCCTGAAGCGCGGGCTGACCCCGCTGCTCGTCGCCTCGCAAACAATTCCCGTGGTGGCGATTGCCCCGTTGATGATCATTTGGTTCGGCTTCGGTCTCCTGCCGAAGACACTGGTGGTCGCGCTTGTGACGTTCTTCCCCATCTCCATCGGCTTGATCGAAGGCTTCGCCCGCACCGACCGCGAAGCATCGAACCTGCTGCGCAGCATGGGAGCGTCGAAATGGCGCGAATTCTGGATGGTCCGGTTACCGTCCGCGATGCCGGAGTTCTTCACAGCCCTGCGCATCGGCATCACATACGCGGTGACGGGCGCGATCTTCGCCGAGTACGTCGGCGCGAAGAAGGGCCTGGGCATCTACATGAGCGTGCAGAAGAACGCGTTCCGCACCGACCTCGTCCTGGCAGCTGTGGTGGTCACCGCGGTGATCAGCATTTTGCTCTACCTGTCCACCTATCTCATTGAGCGCGCGGTCATTCCGTGGCACATCAAGGAAAGGAAGGCCGAGCGTGCTTGA
- a CDS encoding ABC transporter ATP-binding protein yields the protein MLELDQISRAFGDRQVLDRVSFDVAPGEFVSLIGPSGAGKSTLFNIIAGLDQPDSGEWRFDGTTAYMPQKDLLFPWRTIEANAALGLEVQGVPKKEACARAREWFPQFGLEGFEEALPFQLSGGMRQRAALLRTVVQEKSTLLLDEPFGALDSLTRTELQNWLQGMWAEHDWTAMLITHDVREAIMLSDRIVVLSPRPASVREIIDVDLPRPRGTDVLSSPEFGELERRILEHLQTR from the coding sequence GTGCTTGAGCTCGACCAGATCAGCCGCGCATTCGGTGACCGCCAGGTGCTCGACCGTGTGAGTTTCGATGTCGCGCCGGGCGAGTTCGTCTCGCTCATCGGCCCATCCGGCGCCGGCAAGTCGACGTTGTTCAATATCATCGCCGGCCTGGACCAACCCGATTCCGGAGAATGGCGTTTCGACGGCACCACAGCCTACATGCCGCAGAAAGACCTCCTCTTCCCGTGGCGCACTATCGAAGCCAACGCCGCACTCGGCCTTGAAGTTCAGGGAGTACCCAAAAAAGAGGCCTGCGCCCGCGCCCGCGAATGGTTCCCGCAGTTCGGGCTGGAAGGATTCGAGGAAGCATTGCCGTTCCAGCTCTCCGGCGGCATGCGCCAGCGCGCCGCACTGTTGCGCACTGTCGTGCAGGAGAAGAGCACCCTGCTTCTCGACGAACCCTTCGGCGCCCTCGACTCCCTCACCCGTACCGAGCTGCAGAACTGGTTGCAGGGGATGTGGGCGGAGCACGACTGGACCGCCATGCTGATCACCCACGACGTGCGGGAGGCCATCATGCTCTCCGACCGGATCGTGGTGCTCAGTCCACGCCCCGCATCCGTCCGGGAGATCATCGACGTAGACCTGCCGCGCCCCCGCGGCACGGACGTGCTCAGCTCACCAGAATTCGGCGAGCTGGAGCGGCGCATCTTGGAGCACCTGCAGACGCGTTAG
- a CDS encoding YhgE/Pip family protein encodes MSNRPRSRRCGQGLSPFFLSLSLWFGGLILFMVFNPISRRAIDSGTNPARVVMGSWIPAVLVGLVQAFNLWVVQAFVLKVDPVHPVQMLLSLGFIAAVFNTAILAIYALFGPSVGRLITMVLMSLQLVASNGLYPPEVQPDFIQWVHSWDPMRFSVDLMRHTLFGTLPGDNRVEVAMVVLGAVGVLSFLLAMLGFWKERVLMEKDIHPELDV; translated from the coding sequence GTGAGCAACCGGCCGAGAAGCCGGCGCTGCGGCCAAGGCCTGTCCCCCTTCTTCCTCTCCCTGTCGCTGTGGTTCGGCGGCCTGATTCTGTTCATGGTCTTCAACCCGATCTCCCGCCGCGCTATCGACTCGGGCACCAACCCGGCGCGCGTGGTCATGGGCTCGTGGATCCCCGCAGTCCTGGTCGGTTTGGTGCAGGCCTTCAACCTGTGGGTTGTGCAGGCCTTCGTGCTCAAGGTCGATCCGGTTCACCCGGTGCAGATGCTGCTGTCCTTGGGCTTCATCGCCGCAGTGTTCAACACCGCGATCTTGGCCATTTACGCCCTCTTCGGCCCGTCTGTGGGCCGCTTGATCACCATGGTGCTCATGTCGCTCCAGCTGGTGGCCTCCAACGGCCTCTACCCCCCTGAGGTGCAGCCGGACTTCATCCAGTGGGTCCACTCGTGGGATCCGATGCGATTCTCGGTGGACCTGATGCGCCACACGCTCTTTGGCACACTCCCTGGCGATAACCGCGTCGAAGTGGCCATGGTCGTCCTCGGCGCCGTCGGTGTCTTGTCCTTCCTGCTCGCCATGCTGGGCTTCTGGAAGGAGCGGGTGCTCATGGAGAAGGACATCCACCCGGAGCTGGACGTCTAA
- a CDS encoding methylenetetrahydrofolate reductase: MTEGHFSSRLSASAPLDPLDEAPHDGARHAVKRQTRTALSFELIPPRHDADEAKLKDLITGLAAYNPDYVAVTSSRRSGWLQGTADFISRLSESTNLPTIAHLACTAGPTEELADWIRTLIDSGVRGFLALRGDLPEGEDHLPEGYLQYATELLTLIREIEEENAYRLAAGKLALSVACYPSGHAESPTPDLDLDVLLSKQRLGADFAITQLFFEAEDYLRFAEQSRMAGVRIPLIPGIMPMTSLKRAQRMGVLSGIEVPQRVVDKLAAASDPDEEYEVGMQLTAELAGKLLDAGVGGLHIYTHNNLAVTQDLLSRLGIEPK, translated from the coding sequence TTGACTGAAGGACACTTTTCGTCGAGGCTGTCGGCGTCTGCGCCCTTGGACCCCCTCGACGAAGCACCACACGACGGTGCCCGCCACGCTGTGAAGCGGCAGACGAGGACCGCCCTGAGTTTCGAGCTCATCCCGCCACGCCATGATGCAGACGAGGCGAAGCTGAAAGACCTCATCACCGGCTTGGCGGCCTACAACCCCGACTACGTTGCCGTGACCAGCTCCCGCCGCTCCGGGTGGCTGCAGGGCACCGCCGACTTCATCTCCCGGCTCAGCGAGAGCACCAACCTGCCCACGATCGCGCACCTAGCGTGCACCGCGGGGCCCACCGAGGAGTTGGCCGATTGGATTCGCACGCTCATCGACTCCGGTGTGCGCGGCTTCCTCGCCCTGCGCGGCGACCTCCCGGAGGGGGAGGACCACCTACCGGAGGGCTACCTCCAGTACGCCACTGAGCTTTTGACCCTGATCCGGGAGATCGAGGAAGAAAACGCCTACCGCCTCGCAGCGGGCAAACTCGCTCTTTCGGTGGCGTGCTACCCGTCCGGGCACGCGGAATCGCCCACGCCCGACCTCGATTTGGACGTGCTCTTGTCCAAGCAGCGGCTCGGCGCGGATTTCGCCATTACGCAACTGTTTTTCGAGGCGGAGGATTACCTTCGCTTCGCGGAGCAGTCCCGGATGGCGGGCGTGCGCATCCCCCTGATCCCCGGCATCATGCCTATGACGAGCCTGAAGCGGGCCCAGCGCATGGGCGTGCTGTCGGGGATCGAGGTGCCGCAGCGTGTCGTCGATAAGCTGGCGGCGGCGAGCGACCCGGACGAGGAATACGAGGTGGGCATGCAGCTCACCGCGGAACTCGCCGGCAAGCTTCTCGACGCCGGCGTGGGCGGCCTGCACATCTACACCCACAACAACCTGGCGGTGACGCAAGACCTGCTGTCGCGGCTCGGAATCGAACCTAAATAG
- the metE gene encoding 5-methyltetrahydropteroyltriglutamate--homocysteine S-methyltransferase, with protein MSTFPKATIEGYPRIGANRELKRALESYWSGRIDADTFRTTTRALRIDTYNHLRDLGLTEDYAIPADVAYYDQVLETGLTVGLIAGGTDLDEEFALARGNDTRVPLEMTKWFDTNYHYLVPEVEAGQDITPASERVLRLVEEAREAGHKVRPALVGPVTLLALAKPVEWSLLDKLVDAYAAVFAALKEAGVEWVQVAEPALVADLSTPDAELAKYTEQAWTKLLAEENRPNVYVTTPYGSAREGLNALATVAPEAVHVDLSPWTLDADTDYPARVAAAFDGKDTTLVAGLIDGRNVWAANLREKVEVLNKLGTAADAHVSTSTSLQHVPHTLNAEKNLPVDVAPWLSFADEKIEEITALVAGEENAPEAFGRSDRAVRTRAESTRIHNAAVTDRVAKLPEGTVQRQPEFAERQEAQKELGLPALPTTTIGSFPQTTEIRKARADHRAGELNDEQYNEALKTEVKNVIDLQERLGLDVLVHGEPERNDMVQYFAELLDGFVVTENGWVQSYGSRCTRPPIVVGDVSRPEAMTTEWSAYAQSLSDKPVKGMLTGPVTILAWSFKRDDVPLSVSADQIGVALADEVADLEKAGIKVIQIDEPALRELLPLRADDRPAYLDWAVRAFRLVALEAQPTTQIHTHLCYSEFGQIIDAVAGLDADVTSIEAARSKMELLEDIDETFHAEIGPGVYDIHSPRVPSKEEMVELIKAALDNVPAERLWVNPDCGLKTRGYAEVEPALANMVAARDEVAQGL; from the coding sequence GTGAGTACTTTCCCCAAGGCCACGATCGAGGGTTACCCCCGCATCGGCGCCAACCGTGAGCTCAAGCGCGCGCTGGAGTCCTACTGGTCCGGCCGCATCGACGCCGACACCTTCCGCACGACCACTCGTGCACTGCGCATCGACACCTACAACCATCTGCGCGACCTCGGCCTGACCGAGGACTACGCCATCCCGGCGGATGTCGCCTACTACGACCAGGTGCTCGAGACCGGCCTCACCGTCGGCCTGATCGCCGGCGGCACCGACCTGGACGAGGAATTTGCTCTGGCCCGCGGCAACGACACCCGCGTTCCGCTCGAGATGACCAAGTGGTTCGACACCAACTACCACTACCTCGTGCCCGAGGTTGAAGCTGGCCAGGACATCACCCCGGCATCGGAGCGCGTGCTTCGTCTCGTCGAGGAAGCTCGCGAGGCCGGCCACAAGGTCCGCCCGGCGCTCGTCGGCCCGGTCACCCTCCTCGCCCTGGCCAAGCCGGTCGAGTGGTCGCTGCTGGACAAGCTTGTCGACGCCTACGCTGCCGTCTTCGCCGCCCTCAAGGAAGCCGGTGTCGAGTGGGTCCAGGTCGCTGAGCCGGCACTGGTCGCCGATCTGTCCACCCCGGACGCTGAGCTGGCCAAGTACACCGAGCAGGCATGGACCAAGCTCCTGGCCGAAGAAAACCGCCCGAACGTGTACGTGACCACCCCGTACGGCTCCGCCCGCGAGGGCCTGAACGCCCTGGCCACGGTCGCTCCGGAGGCAGTCCACGTCGACCTGTCCCCGTGGACCCTCGACGCCGACACCGACTACCCGGCACGCGTCGCCGCCGCCTTCGACGGCAAGGACACCACACTCGTCGCCGGCCTCATCGACGGCCGCAACGTCTGGGCCGCCAACCTGCGCGAGAAGGTCGAAGTGCTGAACAAGCTGGGCACTGCCGCTGACGCACACGTGTCCACCTCCACCTCCCTGCAGCACGTCCCGCACACCCTCAACGCCGAGAAGAACCTCCCGGTCGATGTCGCTCCGTGGCTGTCGTTTGCCGACGAAAAGATCGAGGAGATCACCGCTCTCGTCGCCGGCGAGGAGAACGCGCCGGAGGCATTCGGCCGCTCCGACCGCGCCGTACGCACCCGCGCAGAGTCCACCCGCATCCACAACGCAGCCGTCACCGACCGTGTGGCCAAGCTGCCGGAGGGCACCGTTCAGCGTCAGCCGGAGTTCGCGGAGCGCCAGGAAGCTCAGAAGGAGCTCGGCCTCCCGGCACTGCCGACCACCACGATCGGTTCCTTCCCGCAGACCACCGAGATCCGCAAGGCCCGCGCCGACCACCGCGCCGGCGAACTCAACGACGAGCAGTACAACGAGGCGCTCAAGACCGAGGTCAAGAACGTCATCGATCTGCAGGAGCGCCTCGGCCTGGACGTCCTCGTCCACGGTGAGCCGGAGCGCAACGACATGGTCCAGTACTTCGCCGAGCTTCTCGACGGCTTCGTGGTCACCGAGAATGGCTGGGTCCAGTCCTACGGCTCCCGCTGCACCCGTCCCCCGATCGTCGTCGGCGACGTCTCCCGCCCGGAGGCCATGACCACCGAGTGGTCCGCGTACGCGCAGTCTTTGTCCGACAAGCCGGTCAAGGGCATGCTCACCGGCCCGGTCACCATCCTGGCCTGGTCCTTCAAGCGCGACGACGTCCCGTTGTCCGTGTCCGCCGACCAGATCGGTGTCGCACTCGCCGACGAGGTCGCCGACCTGGAGAAGGCCGGCATCAAGGTCATCCAGATCGACGAGCCGGCTCTCCGCGAGCTGCTCCCGCTGCGCGCCGACGACCGTCCGGCCTACCTCGACTGGGCTGTCCGCGCCTTCCGCCTCGTGGCTCTGGAGGCACAGCCCACCACGCAGATCCACACCCACCTCTGCTACTCCGAGTTCGGCCAGATCATCGACGCCGTCGCCGGCCTTGATGCCGACGTCACCTCCATCGAGGCCGCGCGTTCCAAGATGGAGCTGCTCGAGGACATCGACGAGACCTTCCACGCCGAGATCGGCCCGGGTGTCTACGACATCCACTCCCCGCGCGTGCCGTCCAAGGAGGAGATGGTCGAGCTGATCAAGGCCGCCCTGGATAACGTCCCGGCCGAGCGCCTGTGGGTCAACCCGGACTGCGGCCTGAAGACCCGCGGCTACGCCGAGGTCGAGCCGGCACTGGCCAACATGGTCGCCGCCCGCGACGAGGTCGCCCAGGGGCTCTAG
- a CDS encoding peptidylprolyl isomerase — protein MTQKTQTMTFHTNHGDIVVDLFGNHAPTTIEVITGLAKGTQEYSTKNASGSNEGPFYDGAIFHRIIPGFMIQGGDPTGTGTGGPGFQFADEFHPELQFDRPYLLAMANAGPGTNGSQFFITVAQTPHLNNRHTIFGEVTDEASKEVVDEISNVETGRMDRPVEDVVIESVTVSE, from the coding sequence ATGACTCAGAAGACTCAGACAATGACGTTCCACACCAACCACGGCGACATCGTGGTCGACCTCTTCGGCAATCACGCCCCGACCACGATCGAGGTCATCACCGGCCTAGCCAAGGGCACCCAGGAGTACTCCACCAAGAACGCGTCCGGCTCGAATGAGGGTCCGTTCTATGACGGAGCTATTTTCCACCGCATTATCCCGGGCTTCATGATTCAGGGCGGCGACCCGACCGGCACCGGCACCGGCGGCCCGGGCTTCCAGTTCGCCGACGAGTTCCACCCGGAGCTCCAGTTCGACCGTCCGTACCTGCTGGCCATGGCTAATGCGGGCCCGGGCACGAACGGTTCCCAGTTCTTCATCACGGTCGCGCAGACCCCGCACCTGAACAACCGCCACACCATCTTCGGCGAGGTCACGGACGAGGCATCCAAGGAGGTCGTCGACGAGATCTCTAACGTCGAGACGGGCCGTATGGACCGCCCGGTCGAAGACGTGGTCATCGAGTCCGTCACGGTCTCGGAGTAG
- a CDS encoding rhomboid family intramembrane serine protease translates to MNRVLYGAPATAVIVALCVGAFLVAALDAHSLIDVIWSSRAGTFTVLWGPFVVDERFGWLRALTSGFMHLDITHLVVNVLMLVVVGAAVERAVGTGPFALAYIAGVLGGSAAVLMFGFDEPTAGASGALYALMALLVAVAARSHADLRAPLVLVCGNLIFTLITPNVSLWGHLGGLIAGTLMAAPLTSQDARVRWGGAAVGLAAAAAASTVPIWA, encoded by the coding sequence TTGAACCGCGTCCTTTACGGCGCCCCCGCCACAGCCGTCATTGTAGCGCTGTGCGTGGGGGCGTTCCTCGTTGCGGCGCTCGACGCGCATTCGCTTATCGACGTCATCTGGTCCTCCCGCGCCGGCACCTTCACGGTCCTGTGGGGCCCCTTCGTCGTCGACGAGCGCTTCGGCTGGCTTCGAGCACTGACCTCCGGGTTCATGCACTTGGACATCACTCATCTAGTGGTGAACGTGCTCATGCTCGTTGTTGTCGGTGCCGCTGTTGAGCGCGCCGTGGGCACGGGTCCCTTTGCGCTGGCCTATATCGCCGGTGTTCTGGGAGGCTCGGCGGCGGTGCTGATGTTCGGTTTTGACGAACCCACCGCTGGCGCTTCGGGAGCTCTCTACGCTTTAATGGCGTTGCTCGTGGCAGTCGCAGCGCGCAGCCACGCTGACCTCCGGGCACCGCTGGTGTTGGTTTGCGGCAACCTCATCTTCACGTTGATCACGCCGAATGTGAGCCTGTGGGGTCACCTCGGCGGGCTCATCGCCGGCACGCTCATGGCTGCTCCGCTCACCTCGCAGGACGCGCGTGTCCGCTGGGGAGGTGCGGCGGTTGGTTTGGCAGCTGCGGCTGCTGCGAGCACTGTCCCGATCTGGGCTTGA